One region of Strigops habroptila isolate Jane chromosome 11, bStrHab1.2.pri, whole genome shotgun sequence genomic DNA includes:
- the ANKRD13A gene encoding ankyrin repeat domain-containing protein 13A isoform X2 translates to MVQMILQHRDYQQTSMTLGGVPELLQKINETPDFYVEMKWEFTSWVPLVSRVCPSDVCRIWKSGAKLRVDITLLGFENMSWERGRRSLIFKGEDTGGWAELIEINHDEKFVTTERFEISQQMKHLTLGSMTPKRRDVERRLTSPIINTCLDTKNIAFERTTSGFWVWRTEKAEGVNGYEAKVYMANNVNVVTKIRTEHLTEEEKKRYKADRNPLESFLGTVEHEYGVQSTTKTTEYAAANNPTAITLEEYFDPEFDLRGRDIGRPKEVTIRTQKFKATLWMSEEFPLSLMEQVTPIIDLMARTSAHFARLRDFITLEFPPGFPVKIEIPLFHVLNARITFENVNGCRTADRPSSQMAGGALYESGANFEVDQSVFEIPKSYHVQDDSRNIHVQDEDNEIMQFAIQQSLLESGGNKEVGVHTNGAIAYSQDFNIQYQRALQESFLTSSGNSQCSSPSEPSSFEKDLQLAMELSVREQEEREKQRREEEDAELQQVLQLSLLEK, encoded by the exons acTCCTGACTTTTACGTGGAAATGAAGTGGGAGTTCACGAGCTGGG TCCCGCTGGTTTCCAGGGTCTGCCCGAGCGACGTCTGCCGCATCTGGAAGAGCGGAGCCAAGCTGCGTGTGGACATCACGTTACTGGGCTTTGAGAACATGagctgggagagagggaggcGCAGCTTAATCTTCAAGGGAGAAG ACACTGGAGGCTGGGCAGAACTGATTGAGATCAATCATGATGAGAAGTTTGTTACCACGGAGCGTTTTGAGATCTCCCAGCAGATGAAGCATTTGACGCTGGGATCTATGACACCCAAAAGAAGAGACGTGGAAAGACGCCTTACATCTCCCATTATTAACACGTGCCTTGATAccaaaaacattgcttttgaGAG AACCACATCTGGATTCTGGGTATGgaggacagaaaaagcagaaggtgtGAATGGTTATGAAGCAAAG GTCTACATGGCAAACAACGTGAATGTGGTCACCAAAATCCGCACAGAACACTTaacagaggaggagaagaaaagatacAAAG CTGACAGGAACCCCCTGGAATCATTTCTGGGTACAGTGGAGCATGAATATGGTGTTCAG AGTACAACCAAGACAACAGAGTATGCTGCAGCCAACAATCCCACTGCTATTACTCTGGAGGAATACTTTGACCCAGAATTTGATCTGAGAGGTCGAGACATAGGAAGACCAAAAGAAGTCACCATCCGAACACAGAA ATTTAAAGCAACCTTGTGGATGAGTGAAGAGTTTCCCCTGTCGCTTATGGAACAAGTCACTCCAATCATCGATCTGATGGCCAGAACTAGTGCTCATTTTGCCAGACTTAGGGATTTCATCACTCTGGAGTTTCCACCGGGATTTCCTGTTAAAATTG aaattcCCCTGTTCCACGTGCTGAATGCCCGGATTACGTTTGAGAATGTCAATGGCTGCAGGACAGCTGACAGACCCTCATCCCAAATGGCTGGAGGTGCACTGTATGAGTCAG GTGCTAATTTTGAGGTTGACCAGTCGGTGTTTGAGATCCCCAAATCTTACCACGTCCAAGATGACAGCAGGAACATACATGTGCAGGATGAAGACAATGAGATCATGCAGTTTGCCATTCAGCAGAGCTTGTTGGAATCTGGTGGAAATAAA GAAGTGGGGGTGCACACCAATGGAGCCATCGCATACTCACAGGACTTTAACATACAGTATCAGAG GGCGCTGCAGGAGAGCTTTCTAACCAGCTCAGGTAActcccagtgcagcagcccTAGTGAGCCCTCCAGCTTTGAGAAGGACTTGCAGCTCGCCATGGAGTTGTCTGTCCGAGAGCAGGAGGAGCGGGAGAAGCAGCGTcgtgaggaggaggatgcagagctgcagcaagtcCTACAGCTTTCTCTGCTGGAGAAATAA
- the LOC115614461 gene encoding sodium-dependent serotonin transporter-like, translated as MAEPCPVPTASPPWQDTALHPAPGPQTRPRDKWSKKMDFLLSAIGFAVDLGNVWRFPYICYQNGGGAFLIPYTLMAVFGGVPLFYMELALGQFHRMGAIPIWKRICPIFKGIGFAIFIVSLYVSFYYNTIIAWALYYLYSSFSGSLPWASCDNPWNTPQCTNYFGRSNVTWTNSSRSPAEEFYTRKVLEIQKSGGLYDVGGIRWQLLLCLFLIFTIVYFSLWKGVKTSGKVVWVTATLPYAVLLILLVRGATLPGAWRGVVFYLRPDWGKLLSTAVWVDAATQIFFSLGPGFGVLLALASYNPFHNNCYRDALVTSAVNCLTSFLSGFVIFTVLGYMAEMRDVEVEDVARDKGPSLLFITYPEAIASMVGSTFFAIIFFLMMITLGLDSTFGGLEAMITAVMDEYPQVLAGRRELFVLSLITMCFLGSLSTLTYGGAYVVKLLEEFGAGCSMLAVVLLETIAVSWFYGIQRFSHDVKAMLGFTPGMFWKVCWVAISPALLALLVISSLLDQPLLTLFDYQYPEWSISVGYLIGASSFICIPFYMVYKLIWTPGSLKQRLAVCLRPEKAARAPQAEAVPMTPVL; from the exons ATGGCAGAGCCCTGCCCGGTGCCCACCGCCAGCCCTCCGTGGCaggacacagccctgcaccCGGCCCCGGGGCCACAAACCCGCCCCAGGGACAAGTGGAGCAAAAAGATGGATTTCCTGCTCTCGGCCATCGGATTCGCTGTGGATCTGGGCAACGTGTGGCGGTTCCCTTACATCTGCTACCAGAACGGAGGGG GAGCCTTCCTCATCCCATACACGCTGATGGCTGTTTTCGGAGGGGTTCCCCTCTTCTACATGGAGCTGGCGCTGGGGCAGTTCCACAGGATGGGCGCCATCCCCATCTGGAAGCGCATCTGCCCCATCTTTAAAG GCATCGGCTTTGCCATTTTCATCGTTAGCCTCTACGTCTCCTTCTACTACAACACCATCATCGCCTGGGCTCTCTACTACTTGTACTCGTCCTTCTCGGGCTCCCTGCCCTGGGCGAGCTGCGACAACCCCTGGAACACACCCCAGTGCACCAACTACTTCGGGAGGAGCAACGTGACCTGGACCAACTCCTCCAGGTCCCCCGCAGAAGAGTTTTATAC GAGGAAGGTCCTGGAGATCCAGAAGTCTGGGGGTCTGTATGACGTGGGGGGGATCCGCTggcagctgctcctctgcctcttcctcatCTTCACCATCGTCTACTTCAGCCTGTGGAAAGGGGTGAAAACCTCTGGGAAG GTGGTGTGGGTGACGGCCACGCTGCCCTACGCTGTCCTGCTCATCCTGCTGGTCCGAGGGGCCACCCTGCCCGGGGCATGGAGAGGGGTCGTCTTCTACCTGCGCCCGGACTGGGGCAAGCTCCTGAGCACCGCG GTTTGGGTCGATGCTGCCACGCAGATCTTCTTCTCCTTGGGCCCTGGATTCGGCGTCCTTCTCGCTCTGGCCAGTTACAACCCTTTCCACAACAACTGCTACCG GGACGCGCTGGTGACCAGCGCAGTGAACTGCCTCACCAGCTTCCTCTCGGGCTTCGTCATCTTCACCGTGCTGGGCTACATGGCTGAGATGAGGGACGTGGAGGTGGAAGATGTCGCCAGAGATAAAG GGCCGAGCCTCCTTTTCATCACCTACCCTGAAGCGATCGCCAGCATGGTGGGATCCACCTTCTTCGCCATCATATTCTTCCTGATGATGATAACGCTGGGGCTGGACAGCACG TTTGGGGGCTTGGAGGCCATGATCACAGCCGTGATGGATGAGTACCCACAGGTCCTGGCCGGGCGACGGGAGCTCTTTGTCCTCAGCCTCATCACCATGTGTTTCCTGGGCTCCCTGAGCACCCTCACCTAC GGGGGAGCCTACGTGgtgaagctgctggaggagtTCGGAGCTGGCTGCTCCATGCTGGCAGTGGTGCTACTGGAAACCATAGCTGTGTCCTGGTTTTATG GGATACAGAGGTTCTCCCATGATGTGAAAGCCATGCTGGGCTTCACCCCAGGCATGTTCTGGAAGGTGTGCTGGGTGGCCATCAGCCCTGCCTTGTTAGCG CTCCTAGTGATCAGCTCCCTCCTGGACCAGCCGCTGCTGACCCTCTTTGACTACCAGTACCCTGAGTGGAGCATCTCGGTGGGGTATCTCATAGGAGCATCGTCCTTCATCTGCATCCCCTTCTACATGGTGTACAAGCTCATCTGGACGCCAGGGTCCCTCAAGCAG CGCCTCGCCGTCTGCCTGCGGCCGGAGAAAGCCGCACGAGCCCCGCAGGCAGAGGCCGTGCCCATGACTCCTGTGCTGTAG